The proteins below come from a single Musa acuminata AAA Group cultivar baxijiao unplaced genomic scaffold, Cavendish_Baxijiao_AAA HiC_scaffold_1059, whole genome shotgun sequence genomic window:
- the LOC135666013 gene encoding extensin-like, protein MANQFPTGRSWLLRLASLARMEPPPPPPQAQPAPTPRASPFAGIPLLPTQAPPPPTQPQETPRRLPPPATEVSKPATRPPTPPQSPEVVKVSSPTPPQPPMAGSTQPSPTVETLTASLKPIVTIRSPTPPRSPEVIETSSPTPPPSPKSNTTQPSATPTPHPEPEPKLTFERDNGIKNDGTRTSSNGAGEPPKNNHSSNHYGSSKHAEPAAAKEEEENETRAVTIAGHNLGAHMDLGSSYSYHSRKQQLHDDNMEGKAQTEEGETTKAAIKQKPSITRVNSNVQTVNNSLLVDSSCIFGSPGVHINLSTQKSQPPLHLDQEQGVDPAPAK, encoded by the coding sequence ATGGCGAACCAGTTTCCGACCGGCCGCTCGTGGTTGCTCCGTCTCGCCTCGCTGGCCAGGATGGAGCCACCGCCACCACCGCCGCAGGCTCAGCCGGCACCGACTCCTCGAGCTTCGCCGTTTGCTGGGATACCTCTGCTGCCGACGCAAGCTCCACCGCCTCCAACTCAGCCTCAGGAAACACCACGTCGTCTACCACCTCCTGCTACAGAGGTCTCAAAACCAGCGACTCGCCCCCCAACTCCTCCCCAGTCCCCGGAAGTCGTCAaagtttcctccccaacgccaccacAGCCCCCCATGGCCGGCTCAACTCAGCCTTCTCCTACTGTGGAAACCCTAACGGCGTCCCTGAAGCCCATAGTGACGATCCGCTCCCCAACTCCTCCTCGATCTCCCGAGGTCATCGAGACCTCCTCCCCAACACCGCCCCCCTCCCCCAAGAGCAACACCACACAGCCTTCCGCCACTCCGACGCCACATCCGGAACCTGAACCCAAGCTCACGTTCGAGCGAGACAACGGTATCAAGAACGACGGCACAAGAACTTCCAGCAATGGCGCAGGGGAACCACCCAAGAACAACCACAGTAGCAATCACTACGGCTCCTCCAAGCACGCGGAGCCCGCAGCtgcaaaggaggaggaggagaacgagACGAGGGCCGTCACCATCGCAGGGCACAACCTCGGAGCTCACATGGATCTCGGCTCCTCCTACTCCTATCACAGCAGAAAGCAGCAGCTCCATGACGACAACATGGAGGGTAAAGCACAGACTGAAGAAGGCGAGACGACAAAGGCAGCGATCAAGCAGAAACCATCGATCACACGGGTGAACAGCAACGTGCAGACTGTAAACAACTCGTTGCTCGTCGATTCCTCCTGCATCTTCGGGAGCCCCGGCGTGCACATCAACCTCAGCACCCAAAAGAGCCAACCACCACTACACTTGGATCAAGAACAAGGAGTTGACCCTGCACCTGCCAAGTGA